The following proteins are co-located in the Leptodactylus fuscus isolate aLepFus1 chromosome 8, aLepFus1.hap2, whole genome shotgun sequence genome:
- the LOC142217381 gene encoding NXPE family member 4-like: MPQVHVNQHKIESEISERWKMKISMRLTLAVAVITSILFLLFNQNKVQIPEIKMLQLCNCQSSSSAPDLPGPMETDAEIERLFDKIDKTITKVTINDLHKATSPEKSTTVIINPKAQYCLGDQILVEVTAYDYSGNRKSYGGDYLRARIYSPGTNSSASGTIIDNKDGTYLVKFTLFWVGSVHLSILLMHPSEAVSALWRARNQGFANIKYTGNFTSATEYVNSECGFVLDTEEEICRYVDKRDHEAFYCIKPKDYPCEALTHMNSVNRDHSYLTEVEKILLNRSNIGFEIFKDSKPVTVLDCGQKKLSPIEKCSLGSNHPIPSGYFHYNVWHPIHCQMAPYMENNKLKEFLKGKKLFLMGDSTVRQYIRHFAENLKFVDYFNHTEDEMQSWQKTLLAINLEKFIYIQWKKHTFPFVSKTFYSIKEDAYMARQIDQVGGGENTIIVLTLGQHFRPFPLRVFIRSAINVRKAVERLLIRSPRTKVIIKEENARDMDINMERFSDFHGYVQYVALRDIFHGLNVGFVDGLDMTIAYACDVIHPPLEVLENIISMSFTQAS; the protein is encoded by the exons ATGCCCCAGGTCCATGTGAACCAACACAAAATTGAGTCG GAGATTTCTgagcggtggaaaatgaagatttCCATGAGGTTGACACTGGCGGTGGCGGTCATAACATCTATTCTTTTTCTGCTTTTTAACCAGAATAAAGTGCAG ATCCCAGAAATAAAAATGCTTCAGTTGTGTAACTGCCAGTCAAGCAGTAGCGCCCCTGATCTGCCGGGACCAATGGAAACCGATGCCGAAATTGAACGACTATTCGACAAGATTGACAAGACGATTACCAAGGTGACAATCAATGATTTACATAAGGCGACCAGCCCAGAAAAAAGCACGACTGTCATCATCAACCCCAAAGCTCAGTATTGCCTTGGCGATCAGATACTCGTTGAAGTGACGGCCTACGACTACTCCGGGAATAGGAAATCCTATGGTGGAGATTACTTGAGGGCAAGAATATACTCACCTGGTACAAACAGTAGTGCAAGTGGGACCATCATAGACAATAAAGATGGGACATACTTGGTAAAATTCACTTTATTCTGGGTTGGGTCTGTACACTTATCTATATTACTAATGCACCCCAGTGAGGCCGTCTCTGCCTTATGGCGGGCAAGGAACCAAGGCTTTGCCAATATCAAGTACACAGGAAATTTCACGAGCGCCACAGAGTATGTGAACAGTGAATGTGGCTTTGTGCTGGACACAGAAGAGGAAATCTGCCGCTATGTGGACAAGAGAGATCACGAGGCCTTCTACTGCATCAAGCCAAAGGATTACCCATGTGAGGCCTTGACCCATATGAATTCTGTCAATCGGGATCACTCGTATCTCACCGAGGTGGAGAAGATTCTTCTCAACAG gtcaaatATTGGTTTCGAAATTTTTAAGGATTCAAAACCAGTCACTGTCCTCGACTGTGGCC aaaaaaaattgtcaccaATAGAGAAATGCAGCCTGGGCTCCAATCACCCGATCCCGAGCGGATATTTCCATTACAATGTGTGGCATCCCATACACTGCCAGATGGCGCCCTACATGGAAAATAACAAACTGAAAGAGTTCCTTAAGGGGAAAAAACTGTTCCTTATGGGGGACTCCACAGTCcgacagtatataagacactttGCAGAGAACCTTAAGT TCGTGGACTACTTCAACCACACAGAAGATGAGATGCAATCTTGGCAGAAGACTCTTCTAGCAATAAACCTGGAAAAGTTTATCTACATCCAGTGGAAGAAACACACTTTCCCATTTGTCAGTAAAACCTTCTACTCCATCAAGGAGGACGCGTACATGGCCCGGCAGATCGACCAGGTCGGTGGGGGAGAAAACACAATCATTGTTCTCACTTTAGGACAGCACTTTAGGCCTTTCCCATTACGAGTCTTCATCAGGTCGGCCATCAATGTCCGCAAGGCTGTAGAAAGACTCCTCATCCGTAGCCCCAGGACCAAGGTGATCATCAAGGAGGAGAACGCCCGGGACATGGACATCAACATGGAGCGCTTCAGTGACTTCCATGGATACGTCCAGTATGTGGCGCTCAGGGACATCTTTCATGGTCTGAATGTTGGCTTTGTTGATGGTTTGGATATGACCATAGCTTATGCTTGTGATGTCATACACCCTCCTCTGGAAGTTCTGGAGAACATCATCAGCATGTCCTTCACCCAGGCGTCATAA